In the Clostridium cellulovorans 743B genome, AGCTTTGCTTTTCGGAGGTAATTCGAAACTCGACCTCTATGCTCTCTTATGTAAAGTCTGTGAATTATATAGAGAACATTATTGAGAAGGAAAAAGCTATGGATAAAGGTTTTCAAGAAGTTATTTTCGCTAATGAACATGGGAAAATCTGTGAGGGTTCCTGTTCTAATATATTCTTCATTAAAAACAAGAACATATATACTCCTAAAGTTAGTTGTGGTATTTTAACAGGGGTTGTTAGAGCTTGGGTAATTAACAACTACAAAGTAGAAGAAGGAGAATATGATATAAACAATTTACTAGAGAGTGATGAGATATTTATTACCAACTCAATTATGGGAATAATGAAAGTAAAAACTTTAAATGATAGAGTTTATGATGATCAGATCACAAAAGGTATTATGGATTATTATTTTAAAACTCTTGATGAAGATTATAGGTAAGGGTTAAAAATAAAAGGTTTATGCCTGAAATTATAAATAATGTACTTAATAATAGTATTTATTGAAGAGGATTTTATCTAAATTTGTATTGAATAGTAAATTAAAAGGGCTAATATAATAAACGGAAATCACAAGAAATATAGTATTTTAAGTGTGTAAAAAAGTTAGATAACTAATGAAGTAATATTTTGCATAAGAAACAATAGAATAGTAGTAAACTTCGAAAAATGGTATAATATTCATAGATATATAAGCTAGATTTATAGTCTGGCTATTTTTGTATAAAGAGGTGGTAATGTGTTTAGTGAACTGAGCGTTATATTTAAGGTCATTATCATAATTATAATATATGTAATTATATTTTTTGCATTAAGAATAATGTATAAAGACCTTAAGGGGGGTGGCAGACAAAATCAAGGCCCAAAACATACACCAGTAAAAAGAAAAAAATATGGGCTTGAGGTTATTAATATAAATCCAAGTGATAACCTAAAAATAGGTTCCGTAATTATGATATCAGGTCAAATTGTAATAGGAAGAAAAGATAATAATGATCTGATATTAAGTAGCCAATATGTTTCAGGGACTCATGCTAGGGTGTTTTTACAGAATGATAAATATTTGATAGAAGATCTACAAAGTACCAATGGAACTTTTTTAAATGGTGAAAGATTAGAAGGAAAAGCCCAGCTTTCTATAGGTGATACTGTTTCTATAGGTGAGGCTGAATTTAAAGTAATAGGGTGATAATATGGATACATATAGAGACGAAAAACGATTATTAAGGTATACATATTTATTTATAGTGGTGTGTTCGCTAAATCTATTTATAATAAAGGATCCTTTAGATTTTGGTGCCTTGATAATGGGCGCAGTAATGATAGTTTTATTAGCCTATACTTATTTTATATTAAGAAGATTTTTCCCAGATGGTGATAAATATATCTTTATCTTTTCATCAATGTTAACTGCTCTAGGACTTGTAATGATATATAGGCTTGACCGAGGGCTTGCTATAAAACAAATTGTTTGGCTTATTTTAGGAATTGCTATATTTATTTTTATAGTTGTTCTTGTGCCAGAGTTAAAGCGGTTTAAAAAATTTAAATACATATATATGGTGCTAACTCTTGCTTTTATGGCTATGGCAACATTTATAGGTACAGAAATTTTCGGAGCAAAAAATTGGGTATATGTAGGACCCATAAGCTTTCAACCTTCTGAATTTGGTAAGGTATTTTTGATATTATATTTAGCTGCAGCATTAGAGGAATATGAAAACTTTAAACAATTGATTGAGCCAGCGTTTATTGTTATGGTATCATTGGGATTTATGATCCTTCAAAGGGACTTAGGAACTGCACTTATGATATTTGCTATATCTTTAACTATGTTGTATATATCAACTTCAAAGTTGAAGTATATATTAACCTGTTTAGCGCTTTTTGCTATCGGGGCAACTCTAAGCTATTTCTTATTCTACCATGTAAGAAGACGGGTTCTTATATGGCATGATCCGTGGCCTTATGTTGGTAACGAAAGTTATCAATTAGTCCAAGGATATTATGGTATAGCTATGGGAGGACTTTTTGGATCTGGCCTTGGACTAGGACATCCAGAATTTGTTGCTGTAAGAGAATCAGATTTAATTTTTTCAGTTATTGCCGAGGAAATGGGAATGCTAGTGGGTTTTGCTGTACTAATTCTACATTTCTTGTTGTTTTATAGAAATATCAGGGGAGCTATCTATGCTAAGAGCAATTTTACAAAACTTTTAACTGTAGGCTTAAGCACTATGATAGCGACACAAACCTTAGTAATAGTTGGTGGAGTTACAGGCTTTATTCCACTTACAGGAATAACCTTGCCACTGGTGAGCTACGGAGGAACATCGCTACTGATTACCTTTATATCCTTGGGGATAATTCAAAAGGTTTCTGAAGGAGAGTAAAGATGAAGGATATAACTAATAACGTAAAGAAAGTTATGATAGTTTATCTGATTATATTTATTTCATTAATAAGCTATATAACTTATTTCATATTATTTACGGGTCCTAAAATTGAAGATAGATCAGATAATCAAAGATTATGGGCTCAAAGAAATGAAGTTTTAAGAGGAACCATATACGATAAAAATATGACTCCTTTATCTCAGAGTACAAGAAACAGTGAAGGAAACCAAGTTAGAACTTACAATGGTGGAGCATATACTGCTCATGCTTTAGGTTTTGAAGATGCTAGATATGGAATTACAGGTTTAGAAAATAAGTATGATTCATATCTTATGAAAGATAATCATTCAAAGATTATTGATTCTATTTTAAGTGGCGAAAAAAGAAAAGAAAAAATTGGAGAAAGTGTAGTTACTACTTTAGATATAAATCTACAAAAGAAAGCCTATGAAGCCTTGGGAAATAACAAGGGCTCCATTGTAGTACTAGATGTAAAGACTGGTGGTATTTTAGCTATGGTTTCTAAACCAAGTTATGATCCTAACGATTTAGAAGCGCAGTGGGAGGGGCTACAGAGTAGTGAGAATAGACCTCTTTTAAATAGATCAGTTTCAGGATTATATCCTCCTGGTTCTACTTTTAAAGTAATTACTTCTCTTTCTGCTATAGAGAATTTGCAAGGTATCACGGAAGAAATTTTTAATGATGATGGTGCTTTAGAAATTGGAGGAGGGTATTCTCTAAAAAATGATAGTGGAGAAGTACTTGGGAAGATAAACTTAGAGGAAGCATTAGCATATTCAAGTAACGTTGTTTTCGGTGATATTGGAATTAGACTTGGAAATAAAAAACTTAGAGATACTGCAGAAGCATTGTATTTTAATAATGATACTCCTGCAGATGGAATAGTTATTGATAACAGTATTTTCCCTAAATATAGTGACAATGAAGAAGGAAATATAGCTCAAAGTGCTATAGGGCAAGCTGGTGTATTAGCATCTCCTATACAGATGGCATTGGTTGCTGCAACTATTGCTCATGGTGGAGAAATGATGGAACCTCATATGGTTTCAAGGATTATTGATAAAGATAGTAAACTTGTTGAAGAAATAAAGCCAAAATCTTTAGGACAAAAGGTTCCAACTAATGCTGCAAATCTTGTTAGAAGTTATATGAGATCAGTTGTTACTGGCGGTACAGGGGTTAATGTTAGTTCAAAGAATGTTCAAGTTGCAGGAAAGACAGGTACCGCTGACAATGAAACTGGGTCTCCTCACTCTTGGTTTATAGGCTTCGCACCATATGATAATCCAGAAATTGCAATAGCCGTTGTCGCTGAAGGTGCTGGCTATGGAGCTCAAGTTGCTGTTCCAGCTGCATCAAAGGTAATAAATCAATATTTTAGTAAGTAATAGTTTTGCACTTCCACAGATAAACATCTATAAAATGTGTATCTGTGGAGTTTTATATGATATATTTAGTTAGTGACATATAGGATTAAAGGTATTTTTAAAATTATTAAAAGGGGGAATCCTTTTGTTCGATTTTGAATATCAGCTTAAGATACTACCAGATAAACCTGGGGTTTATTTAATGAAGAATTCCCTTGGTGAAATAATTTATGTTGGAAAAGCTAAAATATTAAAAAATAGAGTAAGACAATATTTCCAAAATTCAAAAAATCATAGTGAAAAGGTTAGGACTATGGTTAAACATATAGCAGAATTTGAGTATATTGTTACTGATAGTGAAATAGAAGCTCTTGTTTTAGAATGTAATTTGATTAAGAAACATAAGCCAAGATACAATATTTTACTTAAGGATGATAAACAATATCCGATGCTTAAGATAACTGTAAATGAAGATTTTCCTAGGATTTTTATTACAAGGAATGTAAAAAAGGATGGGGCCAAGTATCTTGGACCTTATACTAATATATCAGCAGTTTATGAAACTTTAGAAACAATTAAACAATTGTTTCCTTTAAGAACTTGTAGGTTGGATATAAAAGCAGGCAAGATAGCATCAAGACCTTGCTTAAATTATCATATAGGACTATGTAATGCTCCTTGTAGTAATCACATCACTAAGGAAGCTTATGGGGAAATGATAAAAGAGATAGTAGATTTACTAAGCGGTAAAGATATATCTCTTGTAAAAGATTTAAAAGAGAAAATGAATATTTCTGCCGAGGCATTAGAATTTGAAAAAGCGGCGGAGTATAGAAATAAGCTTATAGCAATTGAAAAGGTCCAAGAAAAACAGAAAATGGCTACAAAGCGTTTTGAGGACGAAGACTTTATTCATTTAGCTAAAGATGATAAAGATGCAGTAGTTCAAGTGTTTTTTGTAAGAGAAGGTAAGGTAATAGGTAGGGAACACTTCTTTCTAGAAAATGTTGTTAGTGAAGAAAATTCTGCAATAATAGCAGAATTCATTTCAGCTTTTTATGGAGGAACAGCTTTTATTCCGAAGTACATCTATGTACCAGAGATAGAGGATTTAGAACTATTGGAACAATGGCTTACAATGAAAAGAGGATTTAAGGTGTCTATCAAAATTCCGCAAAAGGGAGAGAAGAAAGACACTTTAACTATGGTGCAAAAAAATGCTGTGATAACGTTAGAACAGTTTAAGCAAAAGCTCATAAAAGAAAAAGAAGCATACACTAATGTGTTAGAAGAGTTAGCAGAAATTTTAGCCTTAGGAGATATTCCACATAGAATAGAAGCTTATGATATTTCAAATATAATGGGTGTTGATTCTGTTGGTGCTATGGTAGCTTTTGAGGAAGGAAAGCCTAAGAATAGCGATTACAGAAGATTTAAAATAAAAACAGTTTATGGTGCTAATGATTATGATAGTATGAGAGAAATCCTTACAAGAAGGTTTAAAAGAGGCCTTGAAGAAATTGAAGCATTAACTAGCAGTGAAATCGCTTTAGAAGCTGGAAAATTTTTTGTCTTCCCAGATTTAATTCTGATGGATGGAGGAAAAGGCCAGGTAAATGTTGCGTTAGAAGTATTAAGAGAATTGAAAATAAATATACCTGTAGCAGGACTTGTGAAGGATAATAATCATAAAACAAGAGGAATTATATACGATAATGAAGAAATTGTATTAAAGAGCTCCTCACCAATAATGCATTTTATAACTAGGATTCAAGATGAAGTACATAGATTTGCTATAACATATCATAGAAGCCTTAGGGATAAGAGAGCGATAAAATCAGTACTTGATGACATAAAAGGTATAGGAGAAAAGAGAAGAAGAAATCTTCTTATGAGATTTGGAAGCATTGAAAACATAAAAAAT is a window encoding:
- a CDS encoding aminotransferase class IV — its product is MIIINDKISEQLVFDDGFYFGKALFETILVLEKPVFLKEHLERLNKGLELLKINKKITEEYINRVISEKEIKNQVLKITVSVKNIVINTRPITYTDEEYKNGFKLCFSEVIRNSTSMLSYVKSVNYIENIIEKEKAMDKGFQEVIFANEHGKICEGSCSNIFFIKNKNIYTPKVSCGILTGVVRAWVINNYKVEEGEYDINNLLESDEIFITNSIMGIMKVKTLNDRVYDDQITKGIMDYYFKTLDEDYR
- a CDS encoding FHA domain-containing protein: MFSELSVIFKVIIIIIIYVIIFFALRIMYKDLKGGGRQNQGPKHTPVKRKKYGLEVININPSDNLKIGSVIMISGQIVIGRKDNNDLILSSQYVSGTHARVFLQNDKYLIEDLQSTNGTFLNGERLEGKAQLSIGDTVSIGEAEFKVIG
- a CDS encoding FtsW/RodA/SpoVE family cell cycle protein produces the protein MDTYRDEKRLLRYTYLFIVVCSLNLFIIKDPLDFGALIMGAVMIVLLAYTYFILRRFFPDGDKYIFIFSSMLTALGLVMIYRLDRGLAIKQIVWLILGIAIFIFIVVLVPELKRFKKFKYIYMVLTLAFMAMATFIGTEIFGAKNWVYVGPISFQPSEFGKVFLILYLAAALEEYENFKQLIEPAFIVMVSLGFMILQRDLGTALMIFAISLTMLYISTSKLKYILTCLALFAIGATLSYFLFYHVRRRVLIWHDPWPYVGNESYQLVQGYYGIAMGGLFGSGLGLGHPEFVAVRESDLIFSVIAEEMGMLVGFAVLILHFLLFYRNIRGAIYAKSNFTKLLTVGLSTMIATQTLVIVGGVTGFIPLTGITLPLVSYGGTSLLITFISLGIIQKVSEGE
- a CDS encoding peptidoglycan D,D-transpeptidase FtsI family protein, with product MKDITNNVKKVMIVYLIIFISLISYITYFILFTGPKIEDRSDNQRLWAQRNEVLRGTIYDKNMTPLSQSTRNSEGNQVRTYNGGAYTAHALGFEDARYGITGLENKYDSYLMKDNHSKIIDSILSGEKRKEKIGESVVTTLDINLQKKAYEALGNNKGSIVVLDVKTGGILAMVSKPSYDPNDLEAQWEGLQSSENRPLLNRSVSGLYPPGSTFKVITSLSAIENLQGITEEIFNDDGALEIGGGYSLKNDSGEVLGKINLEEALAYSSNVVFGDIGIRLGNKKLRDTAEALYFNNDTPADGIVIDNSIFPKYSDNEEGNIAQSAIGQAGVLASPIQMALVAATIAHGGEMMEPHMVSRIIDKDSKLVEEIKPKSLGQKVPTNAANLVRSYMRSVVTGGTGVNVSSKNVQVAGKTGTADNETGSPHSWFIGFAPYDNPEIAIAVVAEGAGYGAQVAVPAASKVINQYFSK
- the uvrC gene encoding excinuclease ABC subunit UvrC, which produces MFDFEYQLKILPDKPGVYLMKNSLGEIIYVGKAKILKNRVRQYFQNSKNHSEKVRTMVKHIAEFEYIVTDSEIEALVLECNLIKKHKPRYNILLKDDKQYPMLKITVNEDFPRIFITRNVKKDGAKYLGPYTNISAVYETLETIKQLFPLRTCRLDIKAGKIASRPCLNYHIGLCNAPCSNHITKEAYGEMIKEIVDLLSGKDISLVKDLKEKMNISAEALEFEKAAEYRNKLIAIEKVQEKQKMATKRFEDEDFIHLAKDDKDAVVQVFFVREGKVIGREHFFLENVVSEENSAIIAEFISAFYGGTAFIPKYIYVPEIEDLELLEQWLTMKRGFKVSIKIPQKGEKKDTLTMVQKNAVITLEQFKQKLIKEKEAYTNVLEELAEILALGDIPHRIEAYDISNIMGVDSVGAMVAFEEGKPKNSDYRRFKIKTVYGANDYDSMREILTRRFKRGLEEIEALTSSEIALEAGKFFVFPDLILMDGGKGQVNVALEVLRELKINIPVAGLVKDNNHKTRGIIYDNEEIVLKSSSPIMHFITRIQDEVHRFAITYHRSLRDKRAIKSVLDDIKGIGEKRRRNLLMRFGSIENIKNATLEELATTPSMDKRSAQQIKDFFKKLEEERK